The Rubrobacter aplysinae genomic interval GAACCTCTCCGCCTCCGCCAGTAGCCCCCGCCCCTCCGCGTAGACCCGCTGACCCTCCCTGGTAGGCTTCACCCCGCCGCGTGAACGCTCCAGCAGCCTCGCGCCGCACCAGCTCTCGAACGCGCGCACCTGCTTGCTGACGGCGGGCTGGCTGATCCTCAACCGCTCGGCCGCCGCCGTAAACGAGCGCGACTCCACCGCGGCACAGAACACCTCTAGCAGCCTCAGATCCACCACCACGCCGCAATTCTACACAAGTGGATCAAGTAGATTCCAGATGGTTATGGGAAGGATAATCAAAATGCTCTAAATAAAGGAGTAAATCGGGTTTATCTTCCGCTTTATGGTTATAAAAAGAGATGAAAAAACGGGTGCCGGGAAGAAGCTGTACGATATATTGCCAGGGCTCACGCTGGCCGGGCTCGTGGCCGTCGGGGCCTATGGCCTCGGGGCGCTGGTGCCGAGCTTGAGCAGTCTGGTGTGGGCTCTCATCCTCGGGGCCGTGGTGGCGACGGCGGTTACCCTGCCGGGGGGCGCGCACCGGGGCGTGGATTTCGCGGCGAAGCCTGTTTTGAAGCTCGGGGTGGTCTTGCTGGGGTTCCAGATCAGCGTCTCCGACGCCATCGCGCTCGGGCCGAAGGTGCTCCTGGTGGTGCTGGTGACGCTCCCCGTTACCTTCGGGGCGGCGTTGTTCGTCGGGCGCCGGCTCGGGCTATCCACGAAGCTCTCGCTGCTGGTCGGCACCGGGAGTGCGATCTGCGGGGCGTCGGCGATTGCGGCGATGGACAGCGTCGCCGACGCGGAAGAGGAGGACGTGGGCTTTGCCGTGGCCACGGTAACCCTGTTTGGCACGGTGGCGGTATTCGCGATCCCGGCGCTCGCCGGCGGGGTGATCGGGATACCCTCCGGCGTGGCCGCGGTTTGGGCCGGGGCCAGCGTACATGAGGTCGGGCAGGTAGTGGCCGCCGCCTCCCCTCTGGGTAACGGCGCCCTGGAGACGGCCACGCTCGTAAAGCTGACCCGGGTCGCGCTGCTGGCTCCGAGCGTGCTCGTGGTCGGGCTGCTGATGCGAGCCGGAGGAGGCGGCGGTGGGGGTGGGAGCGGTTTCCCGGTCCCGCTGTTCGTCCTGGGCTTCCTCGGCGCGCTCGCGGTACGTTCCGCCGGGGTGCTGCCGCAGACGGTTATAGACGGCATCCTGTCCGTCGACACCGCGCTCCTGACGGTCGCGCTCGGCGGGCTCGGGCTGAACCTCAGCGTCAGGAGCATGGCCCGGCTCGGCTGGCGGCCGCTGGCGCTGGGCCTGCTCG includes:
- a CDS encoding LysR family transcriptional regulator, which gives rise to MVVDLRLLEVFCAAVESRSFTAAAERLRISQPAVSKQVRAFESWCGARLLERSRGGVKPTREGQRVYAEGRGLLAEAERF
- a CDS encoding YeiH family protein; this encodes MPGLTLAGLVAVGAYGLGALVPSLSSLVWALILGAVVATAVTLPGGAHRGVDFAAKPVLKLGVVLLGFQISVSDAIALGPKVLLVVLVTLPVTFGAALFVGRRLGLSTKLSLLVGTGSAICGASAIAAMDSVADAEEEDVGFAVATVTLFGTVAVFAIPALAGGVIGIPSGVAAVWAGASVHEVGQVVAAASPLGNGALETATLVKLTRVALLAPSVLVVGLLMRAGGGGGGGGSGFPVPLFVLGFLGALAVRSAGVLPQTVIDGILSVDTALLTVALGGLGLNLSVRSMARLGWRPLALGLLVSVVVAAVSLAMILGLGV